A genomic segment from Acyrthosiphon pisum isolate AL4f unplaced genomic scaffold, pea_aphid_22Mar2018_4r6ur Scaffold_21562;HRSCAF=24267, whole genome shotgun sequence encodes:
- the LOC103308792 gene encoding putative nuclease HARBI1, whose amino-acid sequence MRILNVLAFPGSVHDQFVFASSALSTEMERLYTNRIGQFYLLGDSGYASEPYMLVPILHANEGSPEYRYTKNHCLVRNNIERVFGVLKGRWRCLKKDRVLHYKPKKAGVIINCCAILHNMAIHEYT is encoded by the exons ATGCGAATTTTAAACGTTCTTGCATTCCCCGGTAGTGTGCACGATCAATTTGTATTTGCATCTAGTGCTTTAAGTACAGAAATGGAGAGATTGTATACCAATAGAATTGGACAGTTTTAtcttttag GTGATTCTGGTTATGCCTCTGAGCCGTATATGTTGGTACCAATATTACACGCAAATGAAGGGAGTCccgaatataggtatacaaaaaaccACTGTTTGGTCAGAAATAACATAGAAAGGGTATTTGGAGTTCTAAAAGGAAG GTGGCGGTGTTTAAAAAAAGATCGTGTATTACACTATAAACCAAAAAAAGCAggagttattataaattgttgtgcaattttacataatatggcaATACACgagtatacttaa